A window of Nicotiana sylvestris chromosome 8, ASM39365v2, whole genome shotgun sequence genomic DNA:
cctactacagCCTTCAAAGgccggggtcggggtagaggccgaggacgcgcacgtggtgcagccagggCACCCACGCGAGCTACCACCGAGGTACCCCCAGCAGTTCTAGCCGGAGTCCAagcacctgatatgcctactgctactactactccagctcttcaggagacccttgcgCAGTTCacgagcatgtacaccactttggcttaggcagggttgcttccccttgctgcagctacatcccaagccgggggaggagcacagactcccgctgcccCCACTCCTAAGTAACGAGTGCATATGAATCAGGTCTTAGAGATTATACCTGTATAGCCTGCAGTCCTAGATCAGCCGGTGGACAGGGCAGGAATTTTCGAGGTTGAGTAGCGGAGGCTTGAGATGTTCAAGAAGTATgagcctcctatattcagtggtctagcattagATGATGCTCTGGTATTTCTCGATGAATGCTActgtattctccgtaccatgggtatatcaagatTGAACGAGGTTTCCTTCACTAcattccagcttcgaggagcctcTTTTGAGTGGTGGCGcacttatgagttagacagtctggaCGAGGAAGTTTCcatgacttggactcagttttcagatatgttcctgagggagtatgttcctcagaacCTCAGGAAcacatggcgtgcagagtttgagcagttgcgccagggtgctattactgtctcggagtatgctatCTATTTCaccagcttggctagacatgcaccagcctaggtttctactattcgcaagagggttcaccggtttatcgaggggcttattcccagcattagGTCTAGCATGGATCATGAGTTGGATATGGATATTCACTATCGGCgtgtggtgagcattgctaggaggattgagggtatgcatgctaaggatagagaggaaagggaggccaagaggtctcaagagccgggccattattctggtgcccgtgccccagctgcaggtcgtcatggtagatgttatatgagtcgccatgttcattcagctcttccagcagccagtggtattctagctccttCTAAACCTctagagccttattatgcacctctagtatctagagTGCCTCCTAcgtggggtgctttcagtggtcagtccagcagacctggcctgagccagtcgcagccaccacgtcctcctagagcttgttttgagtgtggtgatgcaagccatatggtgagggatttccccagacttaggaggggtgcacctccacagacttctcagccatagcatgccccgcagagttctcaggctatgattatagttccagttgctaccctacccgctcagccagctagaggtggaggttgaggAGGTAGGGGTCACCCtatagggggaggccaggcctgatactatgcccttcctgcccgtaccgaggctgttgcctctgattctatcatcacaggtattatactggtttttCACAGGCTGttggctccacttactcttatgtgtcttcttattttgctccacatttgggtgtacctcgggattctttgagttcccctgtttatattTCTATTCCTGTGGGaaattctcttattgtggaccgcatttatcggtcgtgtttggttgctcttagtgattttgaggccatagccgatttattattgctcagcatagtagattttgatattattttgggcatgaactggttgtcgccccattatgctatttttgattgtcacgccaatACTGTGATGTTGGTTATAccaggtgtaccgcatgttgagtggaggggtgctttagatcacactcccagtagagttatttctttccttaaggctcaacgaatggttgagaagaggtgtgacacgtatctagcttatgtgcgagatgtcagtattgatacccctacagttgattcagtcctagtagtgcGGGATTTttttgatgtgtttccagctgatctttcggACATGCAGCCCGATAAAGagattgatttttgcattgatctgttgtcgggcactcagcccatttctattcatctgtatcgtatggctcctcctgagttgaaggagttgaaggatcagttacaggaattgcttgataaggatcTTATTaagcccagtgtatcaccttggggtgctcct
This region includes:
- the LOC138875836 gene encoding uncharacterized protein, with protein sequence MFKKYEPPIFSGLALDDALVFLDECYCILRTMGISRLNEVSFTTFQLRGASFEWWRTYELDSLDEEVSMTWTQFSDMFLREYVPQNLRNTWRAEFEQLRQGAITVSEYAIYFTSLARHAPA